GCAAGGACCCTGATGGGACGACATATGATATCCCCGATGTACCTTGGGTTCTAGGACTGTTCGGAAATACGGCCATTCACGGCTATCCGCGTCAGAAGTACGGGTTTCCACAGAGTAACGGTTGTGTCGAACTGCCTATCGGAACGGCAAAGAAGTTGTATTCTCTTGTTAAAGTGGGGACACCGGTCGTAGTCGAGCGATAGTTTGTGGGCAAGCGAAGAGTGTGGAGTTACAAAACAACAATATCCTGTACAAAACAACGGTACCATAGACGTGATCAGTCAGAATGGCCTGACATCTACCCCCTAACCAGAGTGCTTAACTAAGACGTGATATTGGGCTACACGTGGAATGAATAATCATTCACTTTCCGAGTGTAGTCCTTCTGTCGTTACCGGACTGAAGAAGCGTTACAGGCAATACGCGGCATCACGTAGAATGAACATCATGGGCTTTTTGTTTAGAAGTATAGTTCGAATATAATTCTCTCTCTAGCCCTGTTAACGGGTATCATTAAACGTCCGATCGATAAATCAGAAACCGCTCATATGGGTTATTAACGAACAAGTCTTCTAAGGTAACTTCCGCTTGCAGTTAAATGGGGTTTCATTTTCTAGGAGGAAAATGTAGTCATCTGACGGGTCGTAGAAAAGAAGGTCCAATTCTCGAGGCGTTTTTTCAAAGGAATTTAAGATGTCTTCATATGATTCAAAAAGTTGTTCGAGTGCACTGTAAGGGGTGGCCCGTAACGGTAATAGAGGAAATCACTCGGGAATTCCTGATTTCCACTTGTCTTGATATGCAGAAATTTATCACAGTACTGTTCTTTCATTTCAGAGCGTCTCTCCTCGTTATTTATTCACATCCAGTTCCGAGAGGATGCATGGGTCACTCATTGTATTATGACTACAAACCAAGGCTTATCCAATACATACGCGAAGCGAAACAACCATTTATTCCCGATATAGAGTAAGTAATTTTTCCACAACCCGTGCCACCCTCGACCAGAACATCATGTGCGTCTTTTCTGGAAGCGTTATTGCTTAAATATGGATATTTAATTCACTACCAAACTGGAGACTCTCATGTATGGCGAGTGATCTACCTATTACCGCCTATACTACTTGAAAGGGGACTGAATGTTATGACGGTTTATAGTCAAGTGAAACAGACGCTAGCAGGGCTAAAAAGTGCACAAGCGAGCTTTGAACAATTTGCTCTGCAAACCCAAAACCAGCAGGCAAAACAGGTCTATACAGATGCTGCAAATCAAACAAACACCATCGTTAGTACGTTGGAACAACGTGTTCAACAGTTAGAACAAGAAGAACCACAGTACAAACAATCGTAATTTTCAAGTGATACGAAAGGCGGAAGCTGGCACCAAGCCGCTTTCGTCTTTCATTGGGTCACGTAGCTCTATTCTTTTCTGGACAATCAATTCTGAGTACTCTGTTTAGACGGTACAGACGAGACCCTTGTAAAAAACCTAAGAATATTGGTCATGCCGCGGTTAGAGCGTTAAAAACGTGTTCACGTGGATAACCTCTGGCCAGAGTGTCTCCGCGGAGACAAAAGACAAAAATCCACGCAGGGCCTATTTTTGTCGCGGCATATAATGTACGTTGTACGGACTTGACGGTCGCGGCCTGCTGTTAACAGGAATCCAGCACATTAACAACGTCTTAAGTCATATACAAGTCATGGTGTATCGACACCACTTGAATCGGAATTAAATAGAGTACTGTAGTAGTTGATGAGTTGCTTTGTGGGTCCGCTCCAATTGAGGGCCTGAACTATCTCTTGCCCCCGGGATTTTACAAATTCTCGTTTCGAAACGTCATACAACATGTCGTGCATAGCTTGATATATCGAATCAGGGTTCAACTGTTGAAAAATGAAACCAGCGGCGCCGCCATCTAACACCTCCCTAGATGCGGGGCTGTCTGCGGCCATGATTGGTAATCCGCTGGCCATCGCTTCATACAAGACGAGACCAAGTGTCTCGGTGGTCGAAGGAAAGACGAAGCCGTCAGCCGATGCATATGCTTCGGCCAATTCTTCGCCAAACAGATAACCTGTGAAAATCGTATTGCTGTCTGCAAAAACGCGCTCTAGCTCTGACCGATGTGGACCGTCCCCAATAATCGCCAAATGAACATGCGGTGCTTTGTCTATACAGGGCCGTAAGCGTTCAATGGATTTTTCTGCTGCCAACCGCCCAACATACAGCACTAGTTTCCCATTTTGATCCCCGTTGGTGAGGCGGCTGCGCATGGCATCGGAACGCCTCATCGGCGAATACAACTGTAAATCGACACCTCGCTCCCACAGGTCCAGGTTGCGAAATCCACGGGCAGCAAGCTCCTTGAGCATGGCCTGAGAGGTGCACAAATTGATATCTGCATAATTGTGTATCGTTCGGAAACACCGCCACAAGGCTGGTTCCAACCAACTTAACTTGTAGAAACGCGCATATGCTGGTATGAGCGTGTGATAGGACATGATGAGGGGTAAACGGTACTTTTTCGCGTAATAGATGGCTGCGAAACTTAAAAATCCCGGATTAACGGAATGAATGACTTCAGGCTCAAACTGTTTTAGGTGTTTTCCGACTTTGGCCAACGGGGATGCAAAGTTTATCCCCGGATAGAGAAAGAAGCGAAATGACGGAACACCCACAATTGTCGCCGACGCATACTTCGGCGGAGCACCGTTCGGAGCAATCAAGAGTACCTCATGCCCAGCCTCTTCCAAATGTTTCAGCGTGTTGCAAAGACGGGTAACAACTCCGTCGGTTCCGGGTAAGAACGTTTCGGTAAATATAGCGATTCTCATCTTGAGAGCGGACCTCCGATTGTTCGTAAGCGACACTGTTTCGTGTTGAAAGAACAGGGTCGTCGTTCATGAGATTTCGCAAAGCCTCTTATACCGCTTCCGGATAATATAGCCCAGTGAATTCATTGGGATACATAGGCTCCGCTTGACGAAATTGAACCCGCCCTTTGAAGTGCAAAACATTTCGTATACATGTACCCACCGTAATTTGCGGATAGAGTCGATCCCGCACTATTAAGTGACGATCACATGTCCCAGTACACACCCACTAATACTTAGCGGTTAATAGTTCACATGAGTCTGATTAGTAACACACAATGTTAAGTTCAAGGTATGAATCTACCGCTTCTAAATCAGGCTTTATTGCTACGTATAAAATGCTCATTCACTCGCACAATAAAATATCAACTCAGTGGATGGTGAGCATATATGGTTCACGCGAGTCAATCGTGCAAATCGTTAATTTTAGGTATTGACGTGGGCTCAACAACCGTTAAAGCAACCGTGGTAGATCCATATAGTAAAGAGATCCTTTGGTCAGATTATCAACGACACCATACGAAACAGGCTGAAAAGGTTCTGGAATTCTTAATCACTATCGGAAACGAATTTCCCGACGTTAAACAGGAAAACATTCGCGTTTTCACGACGGGATCTGGTAGTGGCCCAATTGCCGAGCATATTGGGGCAAAGTTCGTGCAAGAAGTGAATGCCGTGACCATGGCGGTGGAACACCTCCATCCAGATGTAGGGAGTGTCATTGAATTAGGGGGGCAGGATGCTAAGATCATTATCTTCAAGGTAAATGAGGAGACCGGTGACAGACAAGCATTGACCTCAATGAACGACAAGTGTGCGTCGGGCACAGGTGCAACCATTGACAAGTGCATGATTAAAGTAGGCATGCCCATGGAGAAAGTCGGCAAGTTACGCTTTGACGATACGAAATTACACCATGTGGCTGCCAAGTGCGGTGTTTTTGCTGAAACCGATATAGTCAATTTGGTGAAAAGCGGCATCCCATCCGCTGAAATCATGTGCTCTCTGGCAGATGCCATTGTAATGCAGAACCTTTCCGTATTGACCCGCGGAAACACGTTACGCCACCGTGTTCTTTTGCTAGGCGGTCCCAATACATACTTACCGTTCCTACAAGAGTGCTGGAGAAAACGGATCCCCGAAACCTGGCAAGGGAGAGGCTACGATTATCCACAAGACATGCCCCTGGATGAATTGATTTTTGTTCCTGAAAACTCGCAGTACTACGCAGCCTACGGTGCAGTCCTATATGGACTGCATGAGCCTGTGAGTGTTGGTAACTATACGGGGCTGGAAGCGCTCAAACAATTTATTACGCACGGCCGCAAAGCGAAACTAGGAGAAAATGCGGGACCGCCGCTTGTAAGCAGCGAACATGAGCTACAAGATTTTCGCCTAGATTACGCGATTCCACGATTTACGCCTGCTACCTTTACGGCTGGACAAAGGGTTCGAGCAGCGATTGGGCTTGACGGTGGCTCAACTTCTTCTAAAGCCGTTCTCGTTGATGAAAATGGAGAAATTCTGCTGAAGGAGTATCAACTTTCCAAAGGTAACCCCCTCGAGGATATAAAAGAAATGTTGAAGCGGATTCAGAGTAGGGTAAACCAGCAAGGTGCGGAACTGGAGATTATCGGTTTTGGTGCGACTGGATATGCGGCGGATGTTTTAGAAAAAACTTTGAGGGCGGATGTCAATATTGTTGAGACTGTGGCTCATATGATGAGCGCCGTTTACCAGTTTGGTGACGTCGATGTCATCTGTGATATCGGTGGTCAGGACATCAAGGTACTGTTTATGAAAAACGGGGATATACGCAATTTCAGATTATCCAATCAGTGTTCTGCCGGAAACGGTATGTTGCTTCAAGCTATGGCAGACCAGTTTGGTATCCCGGTTCAGGAATACGCGGACACGGCCTTTAGGGCAGGACTATCACCCAAATTTTCATATGGTTGCGCTGTATTTCTAGATGCGGACAGGGTCAATTTTCAAAAGGAGGGATACTCGAAGGAAGAACTACTTGCCGGACTAGCACTAGTCTTGCCCAAAAACGTTTGGCAGTACGTGGTTCAGATTCCACGTATGGCTGAACTTGGCCGTAAATTCGTTTTACAGGGCGGAACGCAATATAACTTGGCCGCCGTAAAAGCCCAAGTCGATTATATCAAAGAGCGAGTTCCCGATGCCGAAGTGTACGTTCATCCTCACCCAGGTGAAGCTGGAGCCATTGGAGCGGCTATGGAAACTCTACGGGTTGTGAAACGCCGTGGGTATTCAACATTTCTAGGACTGGATACAGCAATAAATCTACAGTACGTGTCCCGGAACGACGAATCGACGCGTTGTACATTTTGTCCCAATCATTGCAGCAGAACGTTTATCGACTCAAAGACCCCTGACGGACAAACGGCCCGCTACATCTCCGGTTTTAGCTGTGAGAAGGGAACGGTTGAAGACAAAGAAGCCGTTGTGAAATTGACCAAGGATAGACAGGAACTCAAAAAACACTACCCCAACTTGGTCGAATATGAAGCACGTCGCATGTTCCAACACTTTTACAGTCCGGATTCGTTGCCGGAACCAGACACTCTAGTGGATGATGTTCGGTTAGGACGTAGTTTGTTCGGGCTCAGAGGAATACGGAAGACGTTATATCAGCGGCAATTTCAGCGTTCGTCCACGGAAGCAGCGGAGTGGAGAAAAGGGATTCGAATTGGCATTCCACGGGTACTCAATATTTGGTCGACGGCGCCGTTTTGGAGAACCTATTTTGAGACCCTTGGCATTAATGAGCGAAACATTGTATTTAGCGACTATACGAGTGAGGACATGTGGAAAGAAGGCGGGAAATATGGAAGCATAGATCCTTGTTACCCTTCAAAAGTCGCTCAAGCGCACGTGCATAACTTGTTGTTTAAACACCATGAGAAAAAGAAACTTGATTACATTTTCTTCCCATGTATTACCCACATTCCTACCTTTCTGCAGAATGTG
This is a stretch of genomic DNA from Alicyclobacillus dauci. It encodes these proteins:
- a CDS encoding BadF/BadG/BcrA/BcrD ATPase family protein; the encoded protein is MVHASQSCKSLILGIDVGSTTVKATVVDPYSKEILWSDYQRHHTKQAEKVLEFLITIGNEFPDVKQENIRVFTTGSGSGPIAEHIGAKFVQEVNAVTMAVEHLHPDVGSVIELGGQDAKIIIFKVNEETGDRQALTSMNDKCASGTGATIDKCMIKVGMPMEKVGKLRFDDTKLHHVAAKCGVFAETDIVNLVKSGIPSAEIMCSLADAIVMQNLSVLTRGNTLRHRVLLLGGPNTYLPFLQECWRKRIPETWQGRGYDYPQDMPLDELIFVPENSQYYAAYGAVLYGLHEPVSVGNYTGLEALKQFITHGRKAKLGENAGPPLVSSEHELQDFRLDYAIPRFTPATFTAGQRVRAAIGLDGGSTSSKAVLVDENGEILLKEYQLSKGNPLEDIKEMLKRIQSRVNQQGAELEIIGFGATGYAADVLEKTLRADVNIVETVAHMMSAVYQFGDVDVICDIGGQDIKVLFMKNGDIRNFRLSNQCSAGNGMLLQAMADQFGIPVQEYADTAFRAGLSPKFSYGCAVFLDADRVNFQKEGYSKEELLAGLALVLPKNVWQYVVQIPRMAELGRKFVLQGGTQYNLAAVKAQVDYIKERVPDAEVYVHPHPGEAGAIGAAMETLRVVKRRGYSTFLGLDTAINLQYVSRNDESTRCTFCPNHCSRTFIDSKTPDGQTARYISGFSCEKGTVEDKEAVVKLTKDRQELKKHYPNLVEYEARRMFQHFYSPDSLPEPDTLVDDVRLGRSLFGLRGIRKTLYQRQFQRSSTEAAEWRKGIRIGIPRVLNIWSTAPFWRTYFETLGINERNIVFSDYTSEDMWKEGGKYGSIDPCYPSKVAQAHVHNLLFKHHEKKKLDYIFFPCITHIPTFLQNVMDSASCPIVAGAPNVIKAAFTKEINFFETRGVTYLDPAVTFTELNLMKKQLYEAFREYLQITEDESDFAVDQGWKAMQMFDSEIQDRGREILEQVEQENRIAILMIGRPYHSDPGLNHNVLEEFQVLGYPILSMRSIPKDEAWLERFFSEDLKTGRVEYAMEVSDVWPENFSSNSVQKVWAAKFAARHPNIAVLDLSSFKCGHDAPTYGLIDSIISTAGTPYSALHDIDANKPSGSIKIRVKTYAHSLGLQEERLEDLAQKKAELARLLEQKRAELLQQKSGQVVG
- a CDS encoding glycosyltransferase family 4 protein produces the protein MRIAIFTETFLPGTDGVVTRLCNTLKHLEEAGHEVLLIAPNGAPPKYASATIVGVPSFRFFLYPGINFASPLAKVGKHLKQFEPEVIHSVNPGFLSFAAIYYAKKYRLPLIMSYHTLIPAYARFYKLSWLEPALWRCFRTIHNYADINLCTSQAMLKELAARGFRNLDLWERGVDLQLYSPMRRSDAMRSRLTNGDQNGKLVLYVGRLAAEKSIERLRPCIDKAPHVHLAIIGDGPHRSELERVFADSNTIFTGYLFGEELAEAYASADGFVFPSTTETLGLVLYEAMASGLPIMAADSPASREVLDGGAAGFIFQQLNPDSIYQAMHDMLYDVSKREFVKSRGQEIVQALNWSGPTKQLINYYSTLFNSDSSGVDTP
- a CDS encoding DUF1657 domain-containing protein, translated to MTVYSQVKQTLAGLKSAQASFEQFALQTQNQQAKQVYTDAANQTNTIVSTLEQRVQQLEQEEPQYKQS